In the Tribolium castaneum strain GA2 chromosome 1, icTriCast1.1, whole genome shotgun sequence genome, one interval contains:
- the LOC103312339 gene encoding nurim homolog: MNLKQMLKNSGKIAFGGVGFISSFYTMVELMYFLSDPNYNRKVISSQDSWLSASWSLFINMALLSLFILQHSLLAVPSIKETVRKYGLQDLYRSFYVIATMVALQIFIKNWHDIPELTLWKFNMNSRPFWMLYTSIHVTAWLIIYIGNICMDITELIGIKQIYYSIINWPDPNLRKSYQLQRLNSHMRHPSFLAFVLIFWSVPVMSLDRLLLASILTLYMFISWNTDENDYAYQYYQYVRKFHELENLHS, translated from the exons ATGAATCTCAAACAAATGTTGAAAAACTCGGGGAAAATTGCCTTTGGTGGAGTTGGGTTTATTTCATCGTTTTACACAATGGTCGAGttgatgtattttttatcTGACCCGAATTATAACAGAAAAGTGATCTCATCCCAGG ATTCGTGGCTATCGGCATCGTGGAGTTTGTTTATAAACATGGCCTTGTTATCGTTATTTATTCTGCAGCATTCATTACTGGCAGTGCCTAGTATAAAGGAAACCGTCCGGAAATATGGGTTGCAAGATTTATACAGAAGTTTTTACGTTATAGCCACTATGGTGGCTTTGCAG atttttatcaAGAACTGGCACGATATTCCTGAGTTAACACTTTGGAAGTTTAACATGAATTCCAGACCTTTCTGGATGCTATACACATCAATTCATGTAACCGCTTGGTTGATTATTTACATTGGAAATATTTGTATGGACATAACTGAACTTATAGGCATAAAACAA ATCTACTACAGTATTATAAACTGGCCCGACCctaatttaagaaaatcttATCAGTTACAACGTCTCAATTCTCACATGAGACATCCCAGTTTTTTGGCATTTGTCTTAATATTTTGGTCTGTGCCTGTTATGAG TCTTGACCGCCTTTTACTTGCATCGATATTGACTTTGTATATGTTTATTTCATGGAATACTGATGAAAACGATTATGCATACCAATATTATCAGTACGTAAGAAAATTTCACGAACTGGAAAACTTGCACAGTTAA